From a single Brassica rapa cultivar Chiifu-401-42 chromosome A01, CAAS_Brap_v3.01, whole genome shotgun sequence genomic region:
- the LOC103827754 gene encoding zinc finger protein AZF1 isoform X2, translating into MALDTLNSPNSTTTAPSPFLTEPENLEPWTKRKRTKRHRIDDKSNPPSEEEYLALCLLMLARGSSDDDHHSSPPPPPSDHHHRDYKCSVCGKSFPSYQALGGHKTSHRKPSFPSGQALGGHKRCHYDGGNSNSNINGNGSNSHGFDLNLPADQVFEVSCDETLGKSQLSGEETKSPL; encoded by the exons ATGGCTCTCGACACTCTCAATTCTCCGAACTCCACCACCACCGCTCCCTCTCCATTCCTAACCGAGCCGGAGAATCTTGAGCCGTGGACCAAAAGAAAACGCACAAAACGACACCGTATAGATGATAAATCCAATCCTCCTTCCGAAGAAGAGTATCTTGCTCTCTGCCTCCTCATGCTTGCTCGTGGCTCCTCCGATGATGATCATcactcttctcctcctcctccaccgtcTGATCACCACCATCGAGACTACAAGTGCTCAGTCTGTGGCAAATCTTTCCCGTCTTACCAAGCGTTAGGTGGACACAAAACCAGTCACCGGAAACCg TCGTTTCCATCTGGTCAAGCGTTGGGCGGTCACAAACGGTGTCATTACGACGGTGGTAACAGTAATAGCAACATTAACGGGAACGGTAGTAACAGCCACGGGTTTGACCTGAACTTACCGGCCGATCAAGTATTTGAAGTTTCTTGCGATGAGACACTGGGGAAAAGTCAACTCTCCGGTGAAGAAACAAAGTCGCCGTTgtga
- the LOC103827754 gene encoding zinc finger protein AZF1 isoform X1, translating into MALDTLNSPNSTTTAPSPFLTEPENLEPWTKRKRTKRHRIDDKSNPPSEEEYLALCLLMLARGSSDDDHHSSPPPPPSDHHHRDYKCSVCGKSFPSYQALGGHKTSHRKPVSNNNNNHDDNNNSGNGSITNNGNISNGLIGQSGKTHKCSICFKSFPSGQALGGHKRCHYDGGNSNSNINGNGSNSHGFDLNLPADQVFEVSCDETLGKSQLSGEETKSPL; encoded by the coding sequence ATGGCTCTCGACACTCTCAATTCTCCGAACTCCACCACCACCGCTCCCTCTCCATTCCTAACCGAGCCGGAGAATCTTGAGCCGTGGACCAAAAGAAAACGCACAAAACGACACCGTATAGATGATAAATCCAATCCTCCTTCCGAAGAAGAGTATCTTGCTCTCTGCCTCCTCATGCTTGCTCGTGGCTCCTCCGATGATGATCATcactcttctcctcctcctccaccgtcTGATCACCACCATCGAGACTACAAGTGCTCAGTCTGTGGCAAATCTTTCCCGTCTTACCAAGCGTTAGGTGGACACAAAACCAGTCACCGGAAACCggttagtaataataataataaccacGACGATAATAATAACAGTGGTAACGGTTCCATTACTAATAACGGAAATAttagtaacggtttgattgGTCAAAGTGGAAAGACTCATAAGTGCTCCATCTGTTTTAAGTCGTTTCCATCTGGTCAAGCGTTGGGCGGTCACAAACGGTGTCATTACGACGGTGGTAACAGTAATAGCAACATTAACGGGAACGGTAGTAACAGCCACGGGTTTGACCTGAACTTACCGGCCGATCAAGTATTTGAAGTTTCTTGCGATGAGACACTGGGGAAAAGTCAACTCTCCGGTGAAGAAACAAAGTCGCCGTTgtga
- the LOC103827745 gene encoding 60S ribosomal protein L26-1, producing MKYNPRVTSSRRKNRKAHFTASSSERRVIMSSPLSTDLRQKYNVRSMPIRKDDEVQIVRGTYKGREGKVVQVYRRKWVIHIERITREKVNGTTVNVGVQPSKVVITKLRLDKDRKSLLERKAKGRAAADKDKGTKFTAEDVMQNVD from the coding sequence ATGAAGTACAACCCAAGAGTCACCTCCTCTCGCAGGAAGAACAGGAAGGCTCACTTCACAGCCTCATCAAGCGAGAGACGCGTCATCATGAGCTCACCTCTCTCCACTGACCTTCGCCAGAAGTACAACGTCAGATCCATGCCTATCCGCAAAGACGACGAGGTTCAGATCGTTCGCGGTACCTACAAGGGACGTGAAGGAAAGGTTGTCCAGGTGTACCGTCGCAAGTGGGTGATTCACATCGAGAGGATCACGAGGGAGAAGGTGAACGGAACCACCGTCAATGTCGGAGTTCAGCCGTCGAAAGTGGTGATTACGAAGCTTCGTCTTGATAAGGACAGGAAGTCGCTTTTGGAGAGGAAGGCCAAGGGACGTGCTGCTGCGGATAAGGATAAGGGAACCAAGTTTACTGCTGAGGATGTTATGCAGAACGTTGATTAA
- the LOC103827730 gene encoding BTB/POZ domain-containing protein At3g49900 isoform X2 translates to MKRWTSLGHVDTINEEEDYMDHSSSFSSSSSSLSPSPQPRISLSSPSMELESRVNKWFHLHKDPLSRSSGYLKRHLTDVDELTLSPPLNITAETFSLVTAFSYGAHIELTPFNVVSLRVAVELLLMIRDNLKNLTESYLRRVVFANANYISIVLRSCLALLPESETAAFLVGRCIEALTEIGDGDCVNEFLEQAIILPAGNFVVVADAVQQHFPRHDLLYRVVDAYVKEHNGEITEEEKVEICNSIDCDKLSPPLLLHAVQNPKMPLRFIVRAMLQEQNNTRRSIIAAADSVATTGAPAGRRHREDSSATLESLLQRDTAARQNYRLRAAMDSTSSRIESLEKELEEMKKLISKESLRIMESNSRSVMDSVSARSASFHQRSNNVNKMQRGERGSVSSLSTTFRRGGTSPPPQHRREKSLGKRLINGIKNAFSSSSPKQGAKKNANTVEEIYDGLEDIVWIKEDDNVSEELHSHYIKSK, encoded by the exons ATGAAGCGATGGACAAGTTTAGGACATGTAGATACGataaacgaagaagaagactacatggatcactcttcttccttctcttcctcttcttcatctttgtcTCCTTCTCCCCAACCACGTATCagtctctcttctccttcaatgGAGCTTGAATCTAGAGTCAATAAATG GTTCCATCTTCATAAG GATCCTCTGTCAAGAAGCAGCGGCTATTTAAAACGCCACCTAACGGACGTTGACGAATTAACTCTCTCACCGCCGTTAAACATAACAGCCGAAACGTTCTCGTTGGTAACTGCTTTCAGTTATGGCGCTCACATTGAACTAACGCCGTTCAATGTCGTTTCGCTGAGAGTCGCCGTCGAGCTTCTTCTGATGATTAGAGATAACCTGAAGAACTTAACGGAGTCTTATCTCCGACGAGTCGTCTTCGCCAACGCTAACTACATCAGCATCGTTCTCCGTTCATGCCTCGCCTTGCTTCCGGAGTCGGAAACGGCGGCGTTTTTAGTCGGAAGATGCATCGAAGCTTTGACGGAGATCGGAGATGGAGACTGCGTCAACGAGTTTCTCGAGCAAGCCATTATACTTCCCGCCGGAAATTTCGTGGTCGTCGCCGACGCCGTGCAGCAGCATTTCCCGCGCCATGATTTGCTCTACAGAGTCGTTGATGCTTACGTGAAG GAGCACAACGGAGAGATAACGGAGGAGGAGAAAGTTGAGATATGTAATTCGATAGACTGCGACAAACTCTCGCCGCCGTTACTCCTTCACGCAGTTCAAAACCCGAAAATGCCCCTGAGGTTTATCGTACGCGCCATGCTACAAGAGCAGAACAACACGCGCCGCTCGATCATAGCTGCCGCGGATTCTGTCGCCACAACCGGCGCTCCTGCCGGACGTCGACACCGAGAGGACTCCTCGGCGACGCTCGAGTCGCTTCTACAGCGAGACACGGCGGCGAGGCAAAACTACCGGCTAAGAGCAGCGATGGATTCAACAAGCTCGAGGATAGAGAGCTTGGAGAAAGAGCTCGAGGAGATGAAGAAACTCATATCGAAAGAATCACTACGGATCATGGAGTCTAATTCAAGAAGCGTGATGGACTCTGTCTCTGCTCGATCCGCGAGCTTCCACCAAAGGAGTAACAACGTAAACAAGAtgcagagaggagagagaggttCGGTTTCATCACTGAGCACGACTTTCCGGCGAGGGGGAACCTCTCCTCCGCCGCAGCACCGGCGAGAGAAAAGTCTGGGGAAAAGACTGATTAATGGAATAAAGAATGCTTTCTCTTCATCATCACCCAAACAAGGAGCCAAGAAAAATGCGAATACTGTTGAGGAGATTTATGATGGGTTAGAAGATATCGTATGGATCAAAGAAGATGACAACGTCTCCGAGGagcttcactctcactacaTCAAGAGCAAatga
- the LOC103827730 gene encoding BTB/POZ domain-containing protein At3g49900 isoform X1, protein MKRWTSLGHVDTINEEEDYMDHSSSFSSSSSSLSPSPQPRISLSSPSMELESRVNKWSLVHNSKPDALVHVGGTRFHLHKDPLSRSSGYLKRHLTDVDELTLSPPLNITAETFSLVTAFSYGAHIELTPFNVVSLRVAVELLLMIRDNLKNLTESYLRRVVFANANYISIVLRSCLALLPESETAAFLVGRCIEALTEIGDGDCVNEFLEQAIILPAGNFVVVADAVQQHFPRHDLLYRVVDAYVKEHNGEITEEEKVEICNSIDCDKLSPPLLLHAVQNPKMPLRFIVRAMLQEQNNTRRSIIAAADSVATTGAPAGRRHREDSSATLESLLQRDTAARQNYRLRAAMDSTSSRIESLEKELEEMKKLISKESLRIMESNSRSVMDSVSARSASFHQRSNNVNKMQRGERGSVSSLSTTFRRGGTSPPPQHRREKSLGKRLINGIKNAFSSSSPKQGAKKNANTVEEIYDGLEDIVWIKEDDNVSEELHSHYIKSK, encoded by the exons ATGAAGCGATGGACAAGTTTAGGACATGTAGATACGataaacgaagaagaagactacatggatcactcttcttccttctcttcctcttcttcatctttgtcTCCTTCTCCCCAACCACGTATCagtctctcttctccttcaatgGAGCTTGAATCTAGAGTCAATAAATG GTCGTTGGTTCATAATTCTAAACCTGATGCGTTGGTACATGTGGGCGGCACAAGGTTCCATCTTCATAAG GATCCTCTGTCAAGAAGCAGCGGCTATTTAAAACGCCACCTAACGGACGTTGACGAATTAACTCTCTCACCGCCGTTAAACATAACAGCCGAAACGTTCTCGTTGGTAACTGCTTTCAGTTATGGCGCTCACATTGAACTAACGCCGTTCAATGTCGTTTCGCTGAGAGTCGCCGTCGAGCTTCTTCTGATGATTAGAGATAACCTGAAGAACTTAACGGAGTCTTATCTCCGACGAGTCGTCTTCGCCAACGCTAACTACATCAGCATCGTTCTCCGTTCATGCCTCGCCTTGCTTCCGGAGTCGGAAACGGCGGCGTTTTTAGTCGGAAGATGCATCGAAGCTTTGACGGAGATCGGAGATGGAGACTGCGTCAACGAGTTTCTCGAGCAAGCCATTATACTTCCCGCCGGAAATTTCGTGGTCGTCGCCGACGCCGTGCAGCAGCATTTCCCGCGCCATGATTTGCTCTACAGAGTCGTTGATGCTTACGTGAAG GAGCACAACGGAGAGATAACGGAGGAGGAGAAAGTTGAGATATGTAATTCGATAGACTGCGACAAACTCTCGCCGCCGTTACTCCTTCACGCAGTTCAAAACCCGAAAATGCCCCTGAGGTTTATCGTACGCGCCATGCTACAAGAGCAGAACAACACGCGCCGCTCGATCATAGCTGCCGCGGATTCTGTCGCCACAACCGGCGCTCCTGCCGGACGTCGACACCGAGAGGACTCCTCGGCGACGCTCGAGTCGCTTCTACAGCGAGACACGGCGGCGAGGCAAAACTACCGGCTAAGAGCAGCGATGGATTCAACAAGCTCGAGGATAGAGAGCTTGGAGAAAGAGCTCGAGGAGATGAAGAAACTCATATCGAAAGAATCACTACGGATCATGGAGTCTAATTCAAGAAGCGTGATGGACTCTGTCTCTGCTCGATCCGCGAGCTTCCACCAAAGGAGTAACAACGTAAACAAGAtgcagagaggagagagaggttCGGTTTCATCACTGAGCACGACTTTCCGGCGAGGGGGAACCTCTCCTCCGCCGCAGCACCGGCGAGAGAAAAGTCTGGGGAAAAGACTGATTAATGGAATAAAGAATGCTTTCTCTTCATCATCACCCAAACAAGGAGCCAAGAAAAATGCGAATACTGTTGAGGAGATTTATGATGGGTTAGAAGATATCGTATGGATCAAAGAAGATGACAACGTCTCCGAGGagcttcactctcactacaTCAAGAGCAAatga
- the LOC103827730 gene encoding BTB/POZ domain-containing protein At3g49900 isoform X3: MDPLSRSSGYLKRHLTDVDELTLSPPLNITAETFSLVTAFSYGAHIELTPFNVVSLRVAVELLLMIRDNLKNLTESYLRRVVFANANYISIVLRSCLALLPESETAAFLVGRCIEALTEIGDGDCVNEFLEQAIILPAGNFVVVADAVQQHFPRHDLLYRVVDAYVKEHNGEITEEEKVEICNSIDCDKLSPPLLLHAVQNPKMPLRFIVRAMLQEQNNTRRSIIAAADSVATTGAPAGRRHREDSSATLESLLQRDTAARQNYRLRAAMDSTSSRIESLEKELEEMKKLISKESLRIMESNSRSVMDSVSARSASFHQRSNNVNKMQRGERGSVSSLSTTFRRGGTSPPPQHRREKSLGKRLINGIKNAFSSSSPKQGAKKNANTVEEIYDGLEDIVWIKEDDNVSEELHSHYIKSK; the protein is encoded by the exons ATG GATCCTCTGTCAAGAAGCAGCGGCTATTTAAAACGCCACCTAACGGACGTTGACGAATTAACTCTCTCACCGCCGTTAAACATAACAGCCGAAACGTTCTCGTTGGTAACTGCTTTCAGTTATGGCGCTCACATTGAACTAACGCCGTTCAATGTCGTTTCGCTGAGAGTCGCCGTCGAGCTTCTTCTGATGATTAGAGATAACCTGAAGAACTTAACGGAGTCTTATCTCCGACGAGTCGTCTTCGCCAACGCTAACTACATCAGCATCGTTCTCCGTTCATGCCTCGCCTTGCTTCCGGAGTCGGAAACGGCGGCGTTTTTAGTCGGAAGATGCATCGAAGCTTTGACGGAGATCGGAGATGGAGACTGCGTCAACGAGTTTCTCGAGCAAGCCATTATACTTCCCGCCGGAAATTTCGTGGTCGTCGCCGACGCCGTGCAGCAGCATTTCCCGCGCCATGATTTGCTCTACAGAGTCGTTGATGCTTACGTGAAG GAGCACAACGGAGAGATAACGGAGGAGGAGAAAGTTGAGATATGTAATTCGATAGACTGCGACAAACTCTCGCCGCCGTTACTCCTTCACGCAGTTCAAAACCCGAAAATGCCCCTGAGGTTTATCGTACGCGCCATGCTACAAGAGCAGAACAACACGCGCCGCTCGATCATAGCTGCCGCGGATTCTGTCGCCACAACCGGCGCTCCTGCCGGACGTCGACACCGAGAGGACTCCTCGGCGACGCTCGAGTCGCTTCTACAGCGAGACACGGCGGCGAGGCAAAACTACCGGCTAAGAGCAGCGATGGATTCAACAAGCTCGAGGATAGAGAGCTTGGAGAAAGAGCTCGAGGAGATGAAGAAACTCATATCGAAAGAATCACTACGGATCATGGAGTCTAATTCAAGAAGCGTGATGGACTCTGTCTCTGCTCGATCCGCGAGCTTCCACCAAAGGAGTAACAACGTAAACAAGAtgcagagaggagagagaggttCGGTTTCATCACTGAGCACGACTTTCCGGCGAGGGGGAACCTCTCCTCCGCCGCAGCACCGGCGAGAGAAAAGTCTGGGGAAAAGACTGATTAATGGAATAAAGAATGCTTTCTCTTCATCATCACCCAAACAAGGAGCCAAGAAAAATGCGAATACTGTTGAGGAGATTTATGATGGGTTAGAAGATATCGTATGGATCAAAGAAGATGACAACGTCTCCGAGGagcttcactctcactacaTCAAGAGCAAatga
- the LOC117126688 gene encoding uncharacterized protein LOC117126688, with protein MANGEKSGGDSSSEEEDPNGKAAINSIATTTFCSCCLLPSLSLVFVNANWFIKLIIVAGQDMLQNQVKKLLNEMVESTLDFVSMFPRMKNRMDNDCGVRLFKRCSTGIIFDNVG; from the exons ATGGCTAATGGTGAGAAAAGTGGAGGAGATAGCAGCAGCGAAGAGGAAGATCCCAATGGGAAAGCTGCCATCAATTCGATAGCCACCACCACT ttttgttCATGCTGTTTGCTACCAAGTCTATCTCTAGTCTTTGTTAATGCTAATTGGTTCATCAAGTTGATAATTGTTGCTGGTCAAGACATGCTTCAAAACCAGGTGAAGAAGCTCTTGAATGAAATGGTGGAGAGTACTCTAGACTTTGTGTCAATGTTCCCGAGGATGAAGAACCGGATGGATAATGACTGTGGAGTTCGTTTATTTAAGCGGTGTTCAACTGGCATCATCTTTGATAATGTTGGTTAG
- the LOC103827719 gene encoding uncharacterized protein LOC103827719 yields the protein MVKNKHNKKPTTLLRLVSTLVGCVFIIHLIMLYRRNCSVDNLEVSSQLLIHHPVVHELERVEEENIRMPPPRKRSPRAIKRKPKRPTTLVEEFLDENSQIRHLFFPDMTSSFGPTKDGGNNDTLHRFFPGKIWLDTEGNPIQAHGGGMLYDEKSKSYYWYGEYKDGVTYHSHKKGAARVDIIGVGCYSSKDLWTWKNEGVVLAAEETDETHDLHKLNVLERPKVIYNSDTGKYVMWMHVDDANYTKASVGVATSDTPTGPFDYLYSKSPHGFDSRDMTVFKDDDNTAYLVYSSEDNSVMHIGPLTEDYLDVEPVMKRIMVGQHREAPAVFKHQNTYYMITSGCTGWAPNEALAHAAESIMGPWETLGNPCVGGNKVFRSTTFFAQGTYVVPLPGVPGGFIFMANRWNPADLRDSRYLWLPLIVGGPADRPLESSFGFPMWSRVSVYWHRQWRLPSGGKEIA from the exons ATGGTGAAGAACAAGCACAACAAGAAACCAACAACGTTATTGCGTTTAGTATCAACACTGGTGGGATGTGTTTTCATTATTCATCTAATCATGCTATACCGAAGAAACTGTAGTGTAGATAATCTTGAAGTCTCTTCTCAGTTACTAATCCACCATCCCGTTGTACATGAGCTCGAACGAGTAGAAGAAGAGAACATTCGCATGCCTCCTCCTAGGAAACGTTCTCCACGAGCTATCAAAAGAAAACCCAAAAGACCAACCACTCTAGTCGAAGAGTTTCTGGACGAAAACTCTCAGATTCGCCATCTCTTCTTCCCCGACATGACATCCAGCTTTGGTCCGACCAAAGATGGTGGTAATAATGATACATTGCACCGCTTCTTCCCTGGGAAGATTTGGTTGGACACAGAAGGGAACCCGATTCAAGCACACGGTGGTGGCATGTTGTATGATGAAAAGTCCAAGAGTTACTATTGGTATGGTGAATATAAAGATGGAGTAACGTATCACTCTCACAAGAAAGGAGCAGCTCGG GTTGATATAATCGGTGTTGGATGCTACTCGTCGAAAGACTTATGGACATGGAAGAACGAAGGTGTTGTCTTAGCAGCCGAAGAAACAGACGAGACACATGACTTGCACAAGCTCAACGTTCTCGAGCGGCCTAAAGTGATTTACAATTCAGACACCGGTAAATACGTGATGTGGATGCATGTAGACGACGCAAACTACACTAAAGCTTCCGTTGGTGTAGCCACTAGCGACACCCCAACCGGTCCGTTCGATTACTTGTACAGCAAGTCACCACACGGTTTCGACAGCAGAGACATGACTGTCTTCAAAGACGACGACAACACCGCCTACTTGGTCTACTCATCAGAAGACAACAGCGTGATGCATATCGGTCCGTTAACCGAAGATTACCTCGATGTTGAACCGGTTATGAAGAGAATCATGGTGGGACAACACAGAGAAGCACCAGCTGTTTTCAAACACCAGAACACATACTACATGATCACGTCTGGTTGCACGGGGTGGGCACCAAACGAAGCGTTGGCTCATGCAGCTGAGTCGATCATGGGTCCGTGGGAGACGTTGGGGAACCCTTGTGTTGGCGGGAACAAGGTTTTTCGGTCGACGACGTTTTTCGCGCAGGGGACGTATGTGGTGCCGTTGCCTGGTGTTCCTGGTGGGTTTATATTTATGGCGAATAGGTGGAACCCTGCGGATTTGAGAGATTCGAGGTATTTGTGGTTACCGTTGATAGTTGGTGGACCGGCTGATAGACCTCTTGAGTCTAGTTTTGGGTTTCCTATGTGGTCGAGGGTTTCTGTGTATTGGCATAGACAATGGCGGTTGCCTTCAGGAGGGAAGGAGATTGCTTGA
- the LOC103827702 gene encoding telomere repeat-binding factor 3 — translation MGAPKQKWTSQEETALKAGVLKHGTGKWRTILSDPEFTSILKSRSNVDLKDKWRNISVTAMYGSRKKAKLALKRTPSSHDDDNATALTIVAIANGAQHISPLPPALSCAPPRDFEGLFSSVDKMILEAIANFNRHLGPDGKSILLYVEERHNMQPDMKRLVTSRLKHLVNVGTIVKIKHRYRICRNAAEQSSPQLFLEGNKESGVQQHLTNSQVDGELFMIKGMTAQEAAAAAARAVAEAEFAIAEAEEAAREADEAEAEAEAAHIFAKAAIKAFKYRMQCSEAR, via the exons ATGGGAGCACCAAAGCAGAAGTGGACATCGCAAGAAGAAACAGCTCTTAAGGCTGGAGTTCTCAAACACGGCACTGGCAAATGGCGCACCATTCTCTCCGATCCCGAGTTCACCTCTATCCTCAAGTCTCGCTCCAATGTCGATCTCAAGGACAAATGGAGAAACATTAGTGTCACGGCTATGTACGGATCTAGGAAGAAGGCTAAGCTTGCTCTTAAAAGAACTCCTTCCTCTCATGATGATGACAACGCTACTGCTCTTACCATCGTCGCTATCGCCAACGGAGCTCAACACAtttctcctcttcctcctgCACTTTCTTGTGCACCACCACGAGATTTTGAAGGGCTCTTTTCAAG TGTGGATAAGATGATATTGGAGGCTATTGCTAACTTTAACAGACATTTGGGTCCTGATGGAAAGTCCATCTTGCTCTATGTTGAG GAGAGACACAATATGCAACCTGATATGAAACGGCTTGTGACTTCAAGACTTAAGCATTTGGTTAATGTTGGAACTATAGTTAAG ATAAAGCACAGATACAGGATTTGTCGGAACGCAGCGGAACAAAGCTCACCTCAACTCTTTTTGGAAGGAAACAAGGAGAGTGGTGTCCAACAACATCTTACTAATTCACAAGTAGATGGAGAGCTGTTTATGATAAAGGGCATGACAGCACAAGAAGCTGCAGCAGCAGCTGCAAGAGCAGTAGCAGAAGCAGAGTTTGCAAtagcagaagctgaagaagcGGCTAGAGAGGCTGATGAAGCCGAAGCAGAAGCTGAAGCTGCACACATTTTTGCCAAAGCTGCAATCAAAGCTTTCAAGTATAGGATGCAAT GTAGTGAAGCCAGATAA